In a single window of the Littorina saxatilis isolate snail1 linkage group LG3, US_GU_Lsax_2.0, whole genome shotgun sequence genome:
- the LOC138960991 gene encoding epoxide hydrolase 4-like encodes MGLLNKAMKLLVLTPIAVFFGVMVIAHLVFEVLRRGPRAVFGKKSRPQPPPCLQDPDLGTHGYVYLEEVRLHYVSTGSEGKPLMLLVHGFPEFWYSWRYQLKEFRDSYRVVAIDQRGYGDSDQPSSVSSYDITKLVTDIKNLVSALGYKKCVLVGHDWGGVVTWNVAQRHPEIVDKLIVMNCPTALAYAKLTQSKGGFSQLKKSWYMFFFQLPWLPEVYIGMRDFLLLEQVLLGDQSGVKSGTMSQEDVEAYKYTFGRCGFTAPINYYRQMFRSTDMRTPAKTAHIKVSCPTLIVWGDQDQALEVRLAQLSSELNVEGGATVKIIEGASHFVQMDRPDLVNKYMRRFLSSQM; translated from the exons ATGGGGCTGTTGAACAAGGCGATGAAGCTGCTGGTCCTGACTCCTATCGCTGTGTTCTTTGGCGTGATGGTCATCGCGCATCTCGTGTTCGAAGTCCTGAGGCGAGGTCCACGTGCTGTGTTCGGCAAGAAGTCTCGGCCTCAGCCCCCGCCCTGTCTGCAGGACCCGGACCTCGGCACGCATGGCTACGTTTACCTGGAG GAAGTACGGCTGCATTACGTCAGCACAGGCTCGGAAGGCAAGCCGCTGATGTTGCTGGTTCACGGGTTTCCCGAGTTCTGGTACTCCTGGAGATACCAGCTCAAGGAGTTCAGAGACAGCTACAG GGTGGTGGCCATTGACCAGCGAGGGTACGGGGATTCGGACCAACCGTCATCAGTGTCCAGCTATGACATCACCAAGCTTGTCACTGATATCAAGAATCTCGTCTCGGCCTTGG GTTACAAGAAGTGCGTGCTGGTTGGCCACGACTGGGGCGGCGTGGTGACGTGGAATGTGGCGCAGAGACACCCCGAGATCGTGGACAAGCTAATCGTCATGAACTGCCCCACGGCCCTAGCCTACGCCAAGCTCACCCAGAGCAAGGGCGGCTTCAGCCAGCTCAAAAAGTCGTG GTACATGTTTTTCTTTCAACTGCCGTGGCTGCCAGAGGTGTACATAGGGATGCGGGACTTCTTGTTGCTGGAGCAGGTTCTCCTTGGTGACCAGTCGGGCGTCAAGTCAGGAACGATGTCACAGGAGGATGTAGAGGCGTACAAATACACATTCGGGC GATGTGGATTCACAGCTCCAATCAACTACTACCGGCAGATGTTTCGCTCGACTGACATGAGAACACCTGCGAAGACTGCTCACATCAAGGTATCTTGTCCCACGCTCATCGTGTGGGGCGACCAGGATCAGGCGTTGGAGGTTCGGCTAGCCCAGCTCAGCTCGGAGCTGAACGTGGAAGGGGGCGCAACTGTGAAGATAATAGAGGGCGCTAGTCACTTTGTGCAGATGGACCGCCCAGACTTAGTCAACAAATACATGCGAAGATTTTTGTCGTCGCAGATGTGA
- the LOC138962821 gene encoding small nuclear ribonucleoprotein E, with the protein MAYKGAGTKVQKVMVQPINLIFRYLQNRSRIQVWLYEQINTRIEGCIVGFDEYMNLVLDDAEEVHMKTQNRKTLGRIMLKGDNITLIQQVQVPGE; encoded by the exons ATGGCGTACAAAGGAGCTGGAACGAAGGTGCAGAAAGTGATGGTGCAGCCGATC AACTTGATCTTCAGGTATCTTCAGAAT AGATCTCGGATTCAAGTCTGGCTGTACGAACAGATAAACACACGAATTGAGGGCTGCATTGTG GGGTTTGACGAGTACATGAATCTGGTGCTTGATGACGCAGAGGAGGTCCACATGAAGACACAGAACAGAAAAACACTGG GGAGGATAATGCTCAAGGGAGACAACATCACACTCATCCAGCAAGTTCAAGTCCCAGGGGAATGA